One genomic segment of Paenibacillus xylanexedens includes these proteins:
- a CDS encoding DUF4309 domain-containing protein yields MINPKHQSKWASLALLTLIGYVLSALLLLPLNAAAKGEHISAKQLESMSRLSFTLRDAKQTAYTVYIFAYDEQKSTLTEENGWTNNKKGDKSYSGTYRAALLKKGAVYGTVQAAKLDLNTIILPQTWNFVVKSKETSTPDMLMITDWGTSNFNEVKTYIVRSGELRRVTYVDNKGKKIDDSYSASRDDGIRTLSGARVQFKNYNNLQFVYGVNTFKLNVNKSELRLEDTRNLRSKAWPNSGVGDRAYLKSLKEAALKGALPGRTDIKIGMTLQNAQKKLGKPTSRSNEEWGAVYYYSKFGVGFDSYMHELTNKSRIAVFDLYNEKQNLSPWNVKIWMGKPSSEYYNEVVDGYEMVYQLGNHAIVFNYEEEEDLIDFTSIY; encoded by the coding sequence ATGATAAACCCTAAGCACCAATCAAAATGGGCTTCTCTGGCCCTACTAACTTTAATCGGCTATGTTCTGAGCGCATTGCTTCTGCTTCCACTCAATGCCGCTGCCAAAGGAGAGCACATCTCCGCCAAACAGCTCGAAAGTATGAGCCGGCTTTCATTTACGCTTCGTGATGCCAAACAAACGGCTTACACCGTTTATATTTTCGCTTATGATGAACAGAAGAGCACGCTGACCGAAGAAAATGGTTGGACAAACAATAAAAAAGGCGACAAGAGTTATTCAGGCACGTATCGCGCAGCCTTGCTGAAAAAAGGTGCAGTATACGGAACAGTCCAAGCAGCAAAACTGGATCTGAATACGATTATTTTGCCGCAAACCTGGAACTTCGTTGTGAAAAGCAAAGAGACTAGTACACCAGACATGCTGATGATTACCGATTGGGGAACTTCTAATTTTAATGAGGTGAAAACCTATATTGTTCGTTCCGGGGAATTGCGCCGTGTAACATATGTCGATAATAAGGGTAAAAAAATCGACGATTCCTACTCTGCAAGCAGAGATGATGGAATCCGTACTCTTTCAGGTGCCCGAGTACAGTTCAAAAATTACAACAACCTTCAATTCGTCTATGGAGTTAATACGTTTAAGTTGAATGTAAACAAATCGGAGTTGCGGTTGGAAGATACGCGTAACCTCCGTTCAAAAGCTTGGCCGAACTCGGGTGTTGGCGATCGCGCTTACCTGAAAAGCTTGAAGGAAGCTGCTTTAAAGGGTGCATTACCGGGCCGGACGGACATCAAGATTGGCATGACGCTTCAAAATGCGCAAAAAAAGCTGGGGAAACCAACCTCTCGTTCAAATGAGGAATGGGGAGCGGTCTATTATTATTCTAAATTCGGTGTCGGGTTTGATTCATACATGCACGAGCTTACCAACAAATCACGTATTGCCGTTTTTGATTTGTACAATGAAAAGCAGAATCTTTCACCATGGAATGTGAAAATATGGATGGGGAAACCCTCCTCAGAATACTACAATGAAGTCGTTGATGGTTATGAGATGGTATACCAATTAGGTAATCACGCAATTGTATTCAACTATGAGGAAGAAGAGGACTTGATTGACTTTACGAGTATATATTAA
- a CDS encoding DMT family transporter: MIERNTLEKPSKFSDPIFVMLVASLCCLLWGSAYPSIKLGYIAFNILPEDIASKYVFAGYRFTLAGLLLLLLSRIVRKEKLQLSRPQWTSLIMLGILQTGLQYMFFYVGVANTTGVKGSIMNATTTFFSVVLAHFIYKNDKLSRNKIVGCLLGFIGVIIVNFHTDLLAFSFSFTGEGFVIIAALVFSVTALYAKRLTATIDVLIITGVSLFVGGLVLTLLGLSLGGRVTHFTLESTSNLIYLALLSSVAFCLWNMLLKYNKVGRVSVYNFLIPVFGALLSALFLGETILELKNLAALLFVSVGIYLVNRVRSVQSSNNTSMK; encoded by the coding sequence GTGATAGAGAGAAATACCCTTGAGAAACCGAGTAAATTTAGTGATCCCATTTTTGTTATGCTCGTGGCAAGCCTATGTTGCTTGTTATGGGGAAGCGCGTACCCATCCATCAAACTTGGTTATATCGCGTTTAACATTCTGCCGGAAGATATTGCTTCCAAGTATGTATTTGCCGGATACCGATTTACATTGGCGGGCTTGCTGCTCTTGCTCCTGTCTCGTATCGTTAGAAAAGAGAAGCTCCAATTGTCCAGGCCGCAGTGGACAAGCCTTATCATGTTAGGTATATTGCAAACCGGTTTGCAATATATGTTTTTCTACGTTGGCGTAGCCAATACGACGGGTGTCAAAGGCTCCATTATGAACGCAACGACAACCTTTTTCAGTGTTGTTCTGGCCCATTTCATCTATAAAAACGACAAATTAAGCAGAAATAAAATCGTTGGCTGCTTGCTCGGATTCATTGGTGTAATCATCGTAAACTTCCATACGGATCTGCTTGCTTTTTCCTTTTCATTCACAGGCGAAGGGTTTGTTATTATAGCAGCACTTGTTTTTTCCGTTACGGCCCTTTACGCAAAACGTCTCACCGCTACGATTGATGTTCTGATCATAACAGGGGTCAGCCTGTTTGTTGGGGGACTGGTACTTACGCTGTTAGGTCTATCACTCGGCGGTCGGGTTACTCATTTCACCTTGGAATCCACCAGTAACTTGATCTACCTGGCCTTGCTGTCATCCGTCGCATTTTGTTTGTGGAATATGCTTCTCAAGTACAACAAGGTCGGAAGAGTGTCTGTCTATAACTTCCTAATCCCTGTGTTTGGAGCTTTATTATCAGCGTTATTCCTGGGGGAAACGATTCTTGAACTGAAAAATCTGGCTGCATTACTGTTCGTGTCGGTTGGCATTTACTTAGTCAATCGTGTGCGTTCTGTGCAAAGCTCTAATAACACTTCAATGAAATAG
- a CDS encoding TetR/AcrR family transcriptional regulator produces the protein MVITIVSITDRRILKSQEAIKSAFIKLMNEKPFDTITMQDISDHANVGRRTIYHHYSDKFDLLDKLIEEHIDELRRLCKEASDLDFIESNVLWFDYFEVHYSFFSAMLLSKGAPFFRNRFLALVIEELEDEVNVTEGKNKGLTKEVILTFFGTAIVGIVESYFTNGFPRQPHIVAEQVGILLERNL, from the coding sequence ATGGTGATTACTATCGTTTCTATCACAGATCGAAGAATACTTAAGTCTCAGGAAGCGATCAAATCCGCTTTTATCAAACTCATGAATGAGAAACCTTTTGATACCATTACGATGCAAGATATCTCTGATCATGCAAATGTCGGCCGCAGAACGATATACCATCACTATTCGGACAAATTTGACTTGCTGGATAAATTAATTGAAGAACATATCGATGAACTACGAAGATTGTGCAAGGAAGCATCCGATCTGGATTTTATAGAAAGCAATGTACTTTGGTTCGACTATTTTGAAGTTCACTATTCATTTTTCTCGGCTATGTTACTGAGTAAAGGAGCCCCTTTTTTCCGCAATCGCTTCCTGGCTCTTGTCATTGAAGAACTGGAAGATGAGGTGAATGTAACGGAGGGCAAAAATAAAGGACTAACGAAAGAAGTTATTCTTACGTTCTTTGGTACAGCAATCGTTGGTATCGTGGAATCCTATTTCACGAATGGATTTCCCCGGCAACCTCACATTGTGGCAGAACAAGTTGGGATTTTATTAGAAAGGAATCTATAA
- a CDS encoding cupin domain-containing protein, producing MAKHEEVKGGVIFPVGEKNEAFSQYFIGQSYLQSLVADPKVNVGVGNVTFEPGCRNNWHIHRGGFQLLLVTGGEGWYQEEGKPAQFLKVGDVIVTHDGVKHWHGAAKDSWFEHIAITAGTPEWLEPVTDEVYGKL from the coding sequence ATGGCTAAACATGAAGAAGTTAAAGGTGGAGTGATATTCCCGGTAGGAGAAAAAAACGAAGCATTTTCCCAATATTTCATAGGGCAAAGTTATCTCCAATCCTTGGTTGCTGATCCCAAAGTGAATGTGGGTGTTGGGAATGTTACGTTTGAACCGGGATGCAGAAATAACTGGCATATCCATCGCGGTGGATTTCAGCTGTTGTTAGTGACTGGTGGGGAAGGTTGGTATCAGGAAGAAGGAAAACCTGCTCAATTCCTCAAAGTCGGCGATGTTATTGTGACTCATGATGGTGTGAAACACTGGCATGGGGCCGCCAAAGATAGTTGGTTTGAACACATTGCGATCACTGCAGGTACACCGGAATGGTTGGAACCTGTTACAGATGAAGTTTACGGGAAGTTGTAA
- a CDS encoding LacI family DNA-binding transcriptional regulator produces the protein MTTIKDVAQLAGVSVATVSRVINDRGYVHADTRKKVEDAVKALNFSPNEVARSLYKRKSKLIGLLLPDITNPYFPQLARGVEDRMQEQDYRLIFGNSDEDERKEQDYIQTFIQNNVVGVISSTNYPHSSIYENLKIPVVFLDRTSLDRPSVYADGREGGRLAAREIIKRGSRRITVMQGPSQIRPAQDRFEGAIEIIRDAGLDYRVIQTTSFSINEAGVWAEELFRKYADTDGVIASNDIAAMAVLHEASRIGRKVPDDVQVIGFDDIPMSSLLSPALSTIRQPAYEMGREAAGLLIQLVEQAAIENKNIQLPVSFIERGTTRKVRSDG, from the coding sequence ATGACAACAATTAAAGACGTAGCTCAACTGGCTGGCGTATCTGTAGCCACCGTATCCAGGGTCATTAATGATAGAGGTTATGTTCATGCGGACACACGCAAAAAAGTGGAAGATGCTGTGAAGGCGCTTAACTTTTCGCCGAATGAAGTGGCCCGCTCATTATATAAGCGTAAATCCAAACTGATTGGCCTATTATTACCGGATATTACGAACCCGTACTTCCCGCAGTTGGCCCGCGGCGTAGAGGACCGGATGCAGGAGCAGGATTATAGACTGATATTTGGAAATAGTGATGAGGATGAACGGAAGGAGCAGGATTACATCCAGACGTTTATCCAGAACAATGTGGTCGGTGTGATCTCTTCAACGAACTATCCTCATTCTTCAATATATGAAAACCTGAAGATTCCCGTTGTGTTTCTGGACAGAACTTCACTGGATCGTCCATCCGTGTATGCGGATGGCAGGGAAGGTGGAAGACTAGCTGCAAGGGAGATTATCAAACGCGGCAGTCGCCGGATCACAGTTATGCAGGGACCGTCACAGATCAGACCCGCTCAAGATCGTTTTGAAGGGGCGATTGAAATCATCCGTGATGCTGGGTTAGACTACCGGGTGATCCAGACGACCTCATTTTCAATTAACGAGGCAGGTGTATGGGCTGAAGAATTATTCAGGAAATATGCGGACACAGACGGGGTCATTGCCAGCAATGACATCGCAGCCATGGCAGTACTGCATGAGGCATCACGAATCGGAAGAAAGGTTCCTGATGACGTACAAGTGATTGGTTTCGATGATATTCCGATGAGCAGCCTGTTATCGCCGGCATTGTCCACCATCCGTCAGCCAGCATATGAGATGGGAAGAGAAGCGGCGGGATTACTTATCCAGCTTGTGGAACAAGCTGCAATAGAGAATAAAAACATACAGTTGCCCGTAAGTTTCATCGAACGGGGCACTACGAGAAAGGTGAGATCAGATGGCTAA
- the rbsK gene encoding ribokinase, with protein MAKICVIGSSSMDLVVTSSRRPGAGETVLGDSFKTVPGGKGANQAVAAARLGAEVAMIGRVGDDAFGKDILENFRANAVNTQNVKPVTHLESGTAHIILAEGDNSIVVVEAANREVTPAYVDEAAEVIRDADIVLIQQEIPEETVVHVSALCAELGTPLLLNPAPARTLPQEVIDNAAYITPNEHEAEILFQGMSPAQALRQYPNKLFITEGSKGVRYFDGTEEILVPTYKVEAVDTTGAGDTFNAAFAVALAEGKALQESIRFANRAASLSVTKFGAQGGMPTRDEVEESL; from the coding sequence ATGGCTAAAATATGTGTAATTGGAAGCAGTTCAATGGATCTGGTTGTTACTTCGTCAAGACGGCCGGGGGCGGGTGAAACCGTTCTTGGCGATAGCTTCAAAACGGTTCCTGGTGGCAAAGGAGCCAATCAGGCTGTTGCCGCTGCACGACTGGGTGCCGAGGTTGCGATGATCGGCCGGGTAGGCGACGATGCTTTTGGCAAAGATATTTTAGAGAACTTTAGAGCAAATGCTGTAAATACGCAAAATGTGAAACCGGTTACACATTTAGAAAGTGGAACGGCTCATATCATTCTGGCAGAAGGTGATAATAGTATCGTAGTGGTTGAAGCGGCGAATCGGGAAGTTACTCCTGCATATGTCGATGAAGCAGCTGAAGTGATCCGCGATGCAGATATCGTATTAATTCAGCAGGAAATTCCGGAGGAAACGGTTGTGCATGTGAGTGCATTGTGTGCAGAACTCGGAACACCGCTGCTGCTTAATCCCGCTCCGGCGAGAACATTGCCGCAAGAAGTGATCGACAATGCCGCATATATCACGCCAAACGAGCATGAAGCCGAGATTTTGTTTCAGGGCATGAGTCCTGCACAGGCATTACGTCAGTATCCTAACAAGTTGTTCATTACGGAGGGCAGTAAAGGTGTACGGTACTTTGATGGCACTGAGGAAATTCTAGTCCCAACTTATAAAGTTGAGGCTGTTGATACTACGGGGGCAGGGGATACGTTCAACGCCGCATTTGCAGTTGCTTTGGCTGAAGGAAAAGCGTTACAAGAGAGTATACGCTTCGCCAATCGGGCTGCATCGTTGTCCGTCACCAAGTTCGGAGCGCAGGGCGGCATGCCGACGCGTGATGAAGTAGAGGAGAGCTTGTAA
- the rbsD gene encoding D-ribose pyranase: MKRNGMLNSHISKILSDLGHTDMIAIADAGLPVPDGVLKIDLALKLGTPSFREVVEAIAEDMVIEKVIVAEEICEGNPVAMQFITEKFGVEAIDASVSHEQFKALTRQVKAVIRTGEATPYANCILQSGVHFG; this comes from the coding sequence ATGAAAAGAAATGGCATGTTGAATAGTCACATTTCCAAGATTTTGTCGGATCTGGGCCATACGGACATGATTGCGATTGCGGATGCAGGTCTGCCGGTACCGGACGGGGTACTCAAAATTGATCTGGCCCTTAAACTGGGAACACCAAGTTTTCGCGAAGTGGTGGAAGCGATCGCAGAAGATATGGTCATTGAGAAAGTCATTGTGGCTGAAGAGATTTGCGAAGGCAATCCCGTAGCTATGCAATTCATCACAGAGAAATTCGGGGTAGAAGCAATTGATGCTTCCGTCAGCCATGAACAATTCAAAGCATTAACTCGGCAGGTGAAAGCGGTCATCCGCACAGGTGAAGCCACACCCTATGCCAATTGCATTTTACAATCGGGAGTCCATTTCGGTTAA
- a CDS encoding sugar ABC transporter ATP-binding protein, producing the protein MHIQMQDIHKAFGTNQVLSGVDFELKDGEVHALMGENGAGKSTLMNILIGLHQRDQGTITIDGEENYFASPKEAEKLGLTFIHQELNVWPEMTVLDNLFIGKELTSSFGLLNTRQMKALAKEQFAKLSVDIPLERPAGECSVGQQQMIEIAKALMTDAKVIIMDEPTAALTEREIQKLFGVISSLKKEGVSIVYISHRMEEIFTICDRITIMRDGRTVDTQAIPQTSFDEVVRKMVGRELTERYPVRNPSYGEVVLEVRNASSKGLFENINFTVRAGEILGFSGLMGSGRTEIMRTIFGLDTLDSGEIFIRGKKANIRKPADAVKHGIGFITEDRKDEGLVLDFSIRENMALPNLFSFSSKGFISTSKEQDFVDTLIKRLQIKTQSSETAARNLSGGNQQKVVIAKWVGIGPSVLILDEPTRGVDVGAKREIYELMNELTDRGVAIIMVSSELPEVLGMSDRIAVVHEGHISGEVAREVATQEHIMTLATGGQ; encoded by the coding sequence ATGCACATTCAGATGCAAGACATTCATAAAGCGTTTGGAACGAATCAGGTGCTGAGCGGAGTGGATTTTGAACTAAAGGATGGTGAAGTTCATGCCCTGATGGGGGAGAATGGAGCCGGCAAATCCACACTGATGAATATTCTGATTGGTCTTCATCAGCGTGATCAGGGAACCATTACCATAGACGGAGAAGAAAACTATTTTGCAAGTCCGAAGGAAGCCGAGAAACTGGGTCTCACATTCATACATCAGGAGCTGAATGTATGGCCTGAAATGACGGTGCTGGATAATCTCTTTATTGGTAAGGAACTGACATCATCGTTCGGATTGCTCAATACAAGACAAATGAAAGCGCTTGCCAAAGAACAGTTCGCCAAGCTTTCCGTAGACATACCACTGGAACGTCCTGCGGGAGAGTGCTCTGTCGGGCAGCAACAGATGATCGAGATTGCCAAAGCGCTAATGACAGATGCCAAGGTCATCATTATGGATGAGCCAACAGCAGCACTTACGGAGCGTGAGATCCAGAAGCTGTTTGGTGTAATCAGCTCGCTGAAGAAGGAAGGCGTATCCATCGTCTATATTTCTCACCGAATGGAGGAGATATTCACGATATGTGACCGGATTACCATCATGCGTGACGGAAGAACGGTAGACACACAAGCTATTCCGCAGACAAGCTTTGATGAAGTGGTGCGGAAAATGGTAGGTCGTGAACTTACCGAGCGTTATCCTGTCCGGAATCCTTCTTATGGTGAAGTTGTCCTCGAAGTAAGGAATGCAAGCAGCAAAGGTCTATTCGAGAATATTAACTTCACCGTGAGAGCGGGGGAAATACTCGGTTTCTCTGGACTCATGGGTTCTGGACGAACAGAGATCATGAGAACCATCTTTGGTTTGGATACGTTGGATAGCGGTGAAATCTTCATCCGCGGCAAAAAAGCGAACATTCGTAAACCGGCAGATGCAGTGAAACATGGAATCGGGTTTATTACAGAAGACCGCAAGGATGAGGGGCTGGTATTAGACTTCTCTATTCGCGAGAATATGGCGTTGCCAAATCTGTTCAGTTTCTCAAGCAAAGGTTTCATCTCAACTTCAAAAGAACAAGACTTCGTAGATACACTGATCAAACGTCTACAGATCAAAACGCAATCCTCCGAGACGGCGGCAAGGAATCTATCCGGGGGTAACCAGCAGAAGGTGGTTATCGCGAAATGGGTTGGTATCGGACCAAGCGTACTTATCCTGGATGAACCTACCCGCGGAGTGGATGTCGGGGCGAAGCGCGAAATCTATGAATTGATGAATGAACTGACTGACCGCGGCGTTGCAATCATCATGGTATCGTCGGAGCTGCCTGAAGTGCTTGGCATGAGCGACCGGATCGCGGTTGTGCATGAGGGACACATCAGTGGCGAGGTTGCAAGGGAAGTAGCAACACAAGAACACATTATGACATTGGCCACAGGGGGACAGTGA
- a CDS encoding ABC transporter permease subunit, with the protein MQENKTAKSGFRFSNVIQKLGPLLGLIILILIVSVLNPSFLEPLNILNLLRQVSINALIAFGMTFVILTGGIDLSVGSILALSSAFVANMMLSGLDPILSIIIGVALGGVMGMVNGLMITKGKMAPFIATLATMTIFRGLTLVYTNGNPITGLGDNLLFQLFGRGYLLGIPVPAITMLITFMILWIVLHKTAFGRKTYAIGGNEKASIISGIKVNRVKIMIYSLTGMLAALAGAILTSRLNSAQPTAGTSYELDAIAAVVLGGTSLAGGRGRIVGTLIGVLIIGVLNNGLNLLEVNSFYQMVVKGIVIAIAVLLDRKKTA; encoded by the coding sequence ATGCAGGAAAACAAAACGGCTAAAAGCGGATTCCGTTTCTCAAACGTGATACAAAAATTGGGACCGCTGCTTGGCTTAATCATTCTTATTCTCATCGTATCGGTGTTGAATCCAAGTTTCTTGGAACCGCTCAATATCTTGAATTTATTGCGTCAAGTCTCGATTAATGCGCTGATTGCTTTTGGTATGACGTTTGTTATCCTGACGGGTGGAATTGATCTGTCGGTCGGCTCAATCCTGGCTTTATCCAGTGCTTTTGTAGCAAATATGATGTTGTCTGGTCTCGATCCGATCTTGTCCATCATTATTGGTGTAGCACTCGGTGGTGTCATGGGTATGGTGAACGGACTAATGATTACCAAAGGTAAAATGGCTCCGTTTATCGCTACATTGGCAACCATGACGATATTCAGAGGACTGACATTGGTGTACACCAATGGTAATCCAATTACAGGGCTCGGGGATAACCTGTTGTTCCAACTGTTTGGCCGCGGTTACCTGCTGGGCATTCCGGTACCTGCAATCACGATGCTGATTACCTTCATGATTCTGTGGATTGTTTTGCATAAAACGGCTTTTGGTCGTAAAACGTACGCCATCGGCGGTAATGAGAAAGCTTCCATTATCTCGGGTATCAAAGTTAATCGCGTGAAAATTATGATCTACTCCCTGACAGGTATGCTCGCTGCTCTGGCAGGTGCAATTCTGACATCGCGTTTGAATTCAGCGCAACCAACGGCAGGTACATCCTACGAGCTGGATGCAATCGCAGCAGTTGTATTGGGTGGTACAAGCCTTGCTGGAGGACGCGGACGCATCGTTGGTACACTGATCGGTGTTCTGATTATCGGCGTGTTGAATAATGGATTGAACTTGCTTGAAGTAAACTCATTTTATCAAATGGTTGTAAAAGGTATCGTCATTGCCATTGCCGTCCTGCTGGACCGCAAGAAAACAGCATAA